Proteins co-encoded in one Leucobacter exalbidus genomic window:
- the gdhA gene encoding NADP-specific glutamate dehydrogenase codes for MSLPTPEAHIRAVTDAVQARSTGEPEFLQSVHEVLESLPPVLAEHPEFISGGILDRLVEPERQLIFRVPWVDDQNQVRVNRGFRVQFNSALGPYKGGLRFHPSVNLSIIKFLGFEQIFKNALTSQRIGGGKGGSDFDPTGKSDGEVMRFCQSFMMELVHHIGEDTDIPAGDIGVGGREIGYLFGQYRRSTQRYESGVLTGKGVGWGGAEVRTEATGYGAVFFAEEMLLRVGEAIEGRRAIVSGSGNVATYAIEKIQQLGGKAITASDSSGYVVDEAGIDLELLKQVKGVDRARISEYAERRPGAHFVSGGSVWDVPGALAFPCATQNELHESDARTMIANGVRAVTEGANMPTTPAAAELFQQAGVLFGPGKAANAGGVATSALEMSQNAARSRWDRDTSENRLHKIMRDVHEATYAASARYGRPGDYILGANSAAFVRVSQAMLEQGLI; via the coding sequence TTGTCCCTTCCTACCCCTGAAGCGCACATTCGCGCGGTCACTGATGCGGTTCAGGCTCGCAGCACAGGTGAGCCTGAATTCTTGCAGTCAGTGCATGAGGTACTGGAGTCACTGCCTCCTGTGCTGGCCGAACACCCCGAATTCATTAGCGGCGGCATTCTCGACCGTCTCGTTGAGCCCGAACGCCAGCTGATTTTCCGTGTGCCGTGGGTTGACGACCAGAACCAGGTGCGGGTCAACCGCGGGTTCCGCGTGCAGTTCAACTCGGCGCTCGGCCCGTACAAGGGTGGGCTGCGGTTTCACCCCAGCGTGAACCTGTCGATCATTAAGTTCTTGGGCTTCGAGCAGATCTTCAAGAACGCGCTCACCTCGCAGCGCATCGGCGGCGGCAAGGGCGGGTCAGACTTCGACCCGACCGGCAAGAGCGACGGCGAAGTGATGCGGTTCTGCCAGAGCTTCATGATGGAGCTCGTGCACCACATCGGTGAAGACACCGATATTCCCGCCGGCGACATCGGCGTGGGCGGCCGCGAAATCGGTTACCTGTTCGGTCAGTACCGCCGCAGCACGCAGCGCTACGAATCGGGCGTGCTCACCGGCAAGGGTGTTGGTTGGGGCGGTGCCGAAGTGCGTACCGAGGCCACCGGCTACGGCGCAGTATTCTTCGCAGAAGAAATGCTGCTGCGCGTGGGCGAGGCCATCGAGGGCCGCCGCGCCATCGTGTCGGGCTCGGGCAACGTGGCAACCTACGCCATCGAAAAGATTCAGCAGCTCGGTGGCAAGGCCATCACCGCTTCTGACTCGAGCGGCTACGTCGTTGACGAGGCCGGCATCGATCTTGAGCTGCTGAAGCAGGTCAAGGGTGTCGATCGCGCTCGCATCTCTGAGTACGCAGAGCGTCGCCCCGGTGCGCACTTCGTCTCGGGTGGATCGGTGTGGGATGTGCCGGGTGCGCTTGCGTTCCCCTGCGCCACGCAGAACGAGCTGCACGAGTCTGACGCCCGCACCATGATCGCTAACGGTGTGCGTGCCGTCACCGAGGGCGCGAACATGCCCACGACCCCCGCGGCGGCCGAACTGTTTCAGCAGGCCGGCGTGCTGTTTGGGCCGGGTAAGGCCGCGAACGCCGGTGGCGTCGCCACCTCAGCGCTCGAGATGAGCCAGAACGCAGCCCGGTCGCGCTGGGATCGCGACACCAGCGAGAACCGTCTGCACAAGATCATGCGCGACGTGCACGAGGCAACCTACGCGGCTTCGGCACGCTACGGCCGCCCCGGCGACTACATTCTGGGTGCGAACTCGGCCGCCTTTGTGCGGGTCTCGCAGGCCATGCTTGAACAGGGCCTGATCTAG
- a CDS encoding HNH endonuclease signature motif containing protein, translating to MKFSLLEPPTELLAALDNVVSGIQAVRAQISSLQAAEALLLQAGSTIAEGIAQCIPHGVQSGRSLAKSQAMAYRMVHTDIGAAVHESDRTVAAKMERATDLITDYPGTYRALAAGRVSEGHVRAIVDAGVIITDAKRREKYEREALQLAEAETVGRVRPLVKELAERCAEVTIDERHERACAGRNVMVIDREDGMADLIAHLPAALAHGIKDKVDQLSHHIIANRNTETFGDKAGKGGAGGEAAASEDGASDSGETRSPEIVDTRTTDQVRADLLCDMLLTSDPMKTMTTGTPMGGITARVQVIVPITRLTGTTTGTTTGTGTATGTEDTAGSGRGHPASLAGYGPIDTDTAKDLACATSSWEQVKVDAETGTIITVDTYRPSAELRRFLGARDQHCRFFGCRMPLRKCDIDHTIDAALGGATSSDNLGHICRRHHTLKHATPWEVIQDKNGVYTWTSPTGRKYEDIPESAVRFRPDPPGEGTDGPETPDGSPPDQPPGAEQPLSTEATETTGVTERPRAERVSAESVWGPGWDKPFVPRTSAKRAASDSTESDSTENRSTQGDSIKNRSTENDRTDSPSDWCDDEPF from the coding sequence ATGAAGTTCTCACTGCTGGAACCACCGACGGAGTTGCTCGCTGCACTCGATAACGTCGTGTCAGGAATCCAGGCAGTGCGTGCGCAAATCAGTTCCCTGCAAGCAGCCGAAGCACTTCTCCTGCAGGCGGGGTCAACGATTGCGGAGGGGATCGCGCAGTGCATTCCCCACGGGGTGCAGTCGGGTCGTTCGCTCGCGAAGAGCCAAGCGATGGCTTACCGCATGGTCCACACCGATATCGGGGCCGCGGTACACGAATCGGATCGTACGGTGGCCGCGAAAATGGAACGCGCGACTGACCTCATCACTGACTACCCGGGAACATATCGGGCGTTGGCCGCGGGCCGGGTATCTGAAGGGCACGTGCGCGCGATCGTGGATGCGGGCGTCATTATTACCGACGCGAAGCGGCGCGAGAAGTATGAGCGGGAAGCATTGCAGTTGGCGGAGGCGGAGACGGTGGGGCGGGTGCGCCCGCTCGTGAAGGAACTTGCCGAGCGGTGTGCCGAAGTGACCATCGATGAACGTCACGAGCGTGCGTGTGCGGGCCGCAACGTGATGGTGATTGACCGGGAAGACGGGATGGCTGATCTGATCGCCCATCTCCCCGCAGCCCTCGCGCATGGCATCAAGGACAAGGTTGATCAGCTTTCCCACCACATCATCGCGAACCGTAATACCGAAACCTTCGGCGATAAAGCAGGTAAGGGCGGTGCTGGGGGAGAAGCCGCGGCATCCGAAGACGGTGCGAGCGACTCTGGCGAAACCAGATCTCCCGAGATCGTGGATACCCGCACGACGGATCAGGTGCGTGCTGATCTGTTGTGTGACATGTTGTTGACGAGTGATCCTATGAAGACGATGACGACGGGTACCCCGATGGGTGGTATCACGGCGCGGGTGCAGGTGATCGTGCCGATCACCCGACTCACGGGAACCACCACCGGAACTACCACAGGAACCGGAACCGCGACCGGGACCGAAGATACGGCGGGAAGCGGCAGGGGCCACCCGGCTTCGCTTGCCGGTTACGGCCCCATCGATACTGATACCGCGAAAGACCTGGCCTGCGCGACCAGCAGCTGGGAACAAGTGAAGGTGGATGCCGAAACGGGCACCATCATCACCGTGGATACCTACCGGCCCTCGGCAGAGCTACGAAGGTTTCTGGGGGCGAGAGACCAGCACTGCAGATTCTTTGGGTGTCGCATGCCGCTACGAAAATGCGACATCGACCACACCATTGACGCGGCCCTGGGCGGGGCAACGAGCAGTGACAATTTGGGCCACATCTGTCGCCGACACCACACCCTCAAACACGCCACTCCCTGGGAAGTGATCCAAGACAAGAATGGTGTGTATACGTGGACGAGTCCCACCGGGCGGAAATATGAAGACATACCCGAGAGCGCGGTGAGATTCAGACCAGATCCCCCGGGTGAGGGGACGGATGGGCCCGAAACCCCGGACGGGTCGCCCCCTGATCAACCACCTGGAGCAGAGCAACCACTCTCAACAGAAGCAACTGAAACAACAGGCGTGACTGAGCGGCCCCGGGCAGAGCGGGTCTCAGCGGAATCGGTGTGGGGGCCGGGCTGGGACAAGCCTTTCGTGCCACGCACCTCGGCAAAGCGGGCGGCGAGTGACTCTACCGAGAGTGACTCCACTGAGAATCGCTCCACCCAGGGCGACTCCATCAAGAATCGCTCTACCGAGAACGACCGCACCGATTCCCCATCAGATTGGTGCGATGACGAACCCTTCTAG
- a CDS encoding ATP-binding cassette domain-containing protein — protein sequence MGQTPAGRARPVALSLAGVTASHRTGSLARVALAPTTLEVHRGETVAVIGRSGAGKSTLADIVLGLRAPSNGQVEVLGEAWNSASRSPQRALRHLVQGVPQDPATAFVPRWSIRQNIARAVRQLTRDTNAEPRIRRAADLAQLDADLLDRRPAEISGGQAQRAAIARALAVDPAVLVADEPTSALDPATAQAVSAALLEVAADAHIALLLVTHDLALAGRCHRTITISAPTH from the coding sequence ATGGGGCAGACCCCCGCAGGACGGGCCCGACCTGTGGCGCTGAGCCTCGCAGGGGTTACCGCTTCACACCGCACGGGGTCGCTCGCCCGCGTCGCGCTTGCCCCCACGACTCTCGAGGTGCACCGCGGCGAAACTGTGGCGGTGATCGGCCGCTCGGGCGCCGGCAAATCAACCCTCGCCGATATTGTGCTGGGGCTTCGCGCGCCCTCAAACGGCCAGGTTGAGGTGCTGGGCGAAGCCTGGAACAGCGCCTCCCGCTCCCCGCAGCGTGCCCTCCGTCACCTCGTGCAGGGTGTGCCCCAAGACCCGGCCACCGCGTTCGTACCGCGCTGGAGCATTCGCCAGAACATTGCCCGCGCCGTGCGGCAGCTCACTCGGGACACCAACGCCGAACCCCGCATTAGGCGCGCGGCCGATCTTGCCCAGCTTGACGCCGATCTGCTTGACCGCAGGCCCGCCGAGATATCGGGCGGGCAGGCCCAACGGGCGGCCATCGCACGGGCGCTGGCCGTTGATCCGGCGGTATTGGTGGCCGACGAGCCCACCAGCGCGCTCGACCCAGCCACCGCCCAGGCTGTTTCGGCCGCGCTGCTCGAGGTCGCCGCCGACGCGCATATCGCGCTGCTGCTCGTCACCCACGACCTTGCGTTGGCGGGCCGCTGCCACCGCACGATCACCATTTCTGCACCGACTCACTGA
- a CDS encoding metal-dependent transcriptional regulator yields the protein MADLIDTTEMYLRTILELEEEGIVPLRARISERLGHSGPTVSQTVARMERDGLVVVTDDRRLELTVDGRSKSVRVMRKHRLAERLLSDVIGLEWPYVHEEACRWEHVMSERVERKLLEILDHPTESPYGNPIPGLEELGEIRAGSFQTGVVGLVELLIEADRTATARIKRLAEPAQVDPELLQDLAAAGVVPGKQASFTRRGDIVRVEVDGMSDAIDLPMEIAAHIFVSL from the coding sequence ATGGCGGATCTTATTGATACGACGGAAATGTACCTCCGCACAATTCTTGAGCTCGAAGAAGAGGGGATCGTGCCTCTGCGCGCACGTATCTCTGAACGGCTCGGTCACTCGGGCCCCACGGTTTCGCAGACGGTGGCACGCATGGAACGCGACGGCCTCGTCGTCGTTACCGATGATCGCCGCCTCGAACTCACTGTTGACGGCCGCAGCAAGTCGGTGCGCGTGATGCGTAAGCACCGCCTCGCAGAGCGCCTGCTCTCTGACGTCATTGGCCTCGAATGGCCCTACGTGCACGAAGAGGCATGCCGCTGGGAGCACGTGATGAGCGAGCGCGTCGAGCGTAAGTTGCTCGAGATTCTCGATCACCCCACCGAATCTCCCTATGGCAACCCGATCCCCGGGCTCGAAGAGCTCGGCGAGATTCGCGCCGGATCTTTCCAGACCGGCGTCGTGGGCCTCGTTGAGCTGTTGATCGAAGCCGATCGCACCGCCACCGCGCGCATCAAGCGCCTGGCCGAACCGGCGCAGGTTGATCCGGAGCTGCTGCAGGACCTGGCAGCTGCTGGGGTCGTACCCGGCAAACAAGCTTCCTTTACTAGGCGCGGCGACATCGTGCGCGTCGAGGTAGATGGAATGAGTGATGCGATCGATCTCCCCATGGAGATCGCCGCTCATATTTTCGTCTCACTATAG
- a CDS encoding helix-turn-helix transcriptional regulator, with the protein MNIELQRLGVTGSSPVTPQFPAARPPARRLAQVLEATREVGSLTLLLGERGNGRLFLATSAARILAAEEPQGDSRSGVNSVAVAASPVTVLPTPPTGASGVNSVFGNDFSIAATPQERANHILTSLASDALRPAMTLIAPDVDAYSPGDLQLLRLIISHPHAPRTIAIATGLSNEVESLMRGLGHTKLSVAPLDLQDADEYLSTLLGVQRIDHDTLARWHELARGTSYGLAALGLNAASSGRLQRNGGVAWVARGDDSVSGEFAEIHTSGCTDDERRMLEVIALAEPVTESSLLRSFDATVLARLFSLGFLSWRQHPDRQALVITHALLAESIRASLAPTRRFEIYDTVFDLLDADRHGLDPVHIPERLIRLVTVGLLADRDLPAAWLWNAFDLGVRRTNPHEALRLAVRVGAHPDLRPQQRAVALLEAARLASLIGDYDTEQLSGHAIVRLLNDTAQIDSIEPVVHAAMLVATIRLLVVPPVDTAAAIAELQAIESRFTDATPHAREVLRASRVYAHAGAGELRLASELDDDTPVSGDLALEWIRSSARGSMALILAQRGKTEQAASMSKRMHALTQLGPLARRDFVDFHAFGWVVSCCMGGRSDGATEVWEGLAFGPLTFASSESHHAGLLNAAQVIVSIQNGRWSDVAQQTHQLLQELQLADSFGLRPFVSAARGYALAVLGQREESLANLHLATIPVWGVSQMLTGLCRGYQLRAHSWLGEGDVGPMADELAAWAADEQLEYIELMALHIACYRRRTLPAEQLQRARTLAAGLESAQAAGVMAHIERLCQADPASATPIDDSLEVRLLAELGVWVPLPPAPGLTPREREVALFAALGRTSRFIAERLGISARTVETHLAHIFAKVGVQSREELCVWFERHPADLTAAVNGTVAGRRRGSKKLASPDAAPKPLKRR; encoded by the coding sequence TTGAATATTGAACTGCAACGGCTCGGTGTCACCGGGTCGTCACCTGTCACGCCACAATTCCCTGCCGCCCGGCCGCCCGCGCGCAGGCTCGCGCAGGTGCTGGAGGCCACGCGAGAGGTCGGTTCGCTGACCCTGCTGCTCGGTGAGCGCGGCAATGGTCGCCTCTTTCTCGCGACCTCAGCGGCACGCATTCTCGCCGCCGAAGAGCCCCAGGGCGACTCGCGTTCAGGGGTGAACTCCGTCGCGGTTGCGGCCTCCCCCGTCACCGTCTTGCCCACTCCGCCCACAGGCGCAAGCGGCGTGAACTCGGTGTTCGGCAATGACTTTTCGATCGCCGCGACGCCGCAGGAGCGCGCGAACCACATTCTGACCTCGCTCGCCTCAGATGCGCTGCGCCCCGCTATGACGCTCATCGCCCCCGACGTCGACGCGTATTCCCCCGGTGACCTGCAGCTTCTCAGACTCATCATCAGTCACCCCCACGCCCCCCGCACAATTGCGATCGCCACGGGGCTGAGCAATGAGGTGGAGTCGCTGATGCGCGGGCTGGGGCACACCAAGCTCTCGGTCGCTCCGCTCGATCTCCAAGACGCAGACGAATATTTGTCGACCCTGTTGGGCGTGCAGCGCATTGACCACGACACCCTGGCCCGTTGGCACGAGCTCGCCCGCGGCACCAGCTACGGCCTCGCAGCGCTCGGTCTCAACGCGGCAAGCTCTGGCCGGCTGCAGCGCAACGGCGGGGTCGCCTGGGTCGCGCGCGGTGACGACTCGGTATCTGGCGAGTTCGCCGAGATTCACACGTCGGGGTGCACCGATGACGAGCGCCGCATGCTCGAGGTGATTGCGCTCGCCGAGCCCGTCACCGAGTCGAGCCTGTTGCGCAGCTTCGATGCAACGGTGTTGGCGCGCCTATTCAGCCTCGGGTTTCTGTCGTGGCGGCAACACCCCGACCGACAAGCACTCGTCATCACTCACGCGCTGCTCGCCGAGTCCATTCGGGCCTCGCTCGCCCCGACACGGCGCTTTGAAATCTACGACACCGTGTTCGACTTGCTCGATGCTGATCGCCACGGCCTCGACCCCGTGCACATTCCCGAGCGCCTCATCAGGCTCGTGACCGTCGGGCTGCTCGCCGACCGTGATCTTCCTGCCGCCTGGCTGTGGAACGCCTTCGATCTCGGCGTGCGCCGCACCAACCCGCACGAAGCGCTGCGGCTCGCCGTGCGGGTGGGCGCTCACCCCGATCTGCGGCCCCAGCAGCGGGCCGTCGCGCTACTCGAAGCCGCTCGCCTCGCCAGCCTCATCGGTGATTACGACACTGAGCAGCTCTCGGGGCACGCCATCGTGCGGCTGCTCAATGACACGGCCCAGATCGACAGCATCGAACCCGTCGTGCACGCGGCAATGCTTGTGGCCACCATCAGGTTGCTGGTGGTGCCGCCCGTTGACACCGCGGCCGCCATCGCCGAGCTGCAGGCCATCGAATCTCGCTTCACCGATGCGACCCCGCACGCCCGAGAGGTGCTACGAGCCTCGCGCGTGTACGCCCACGCGGGCGCGGGCGAGCTTCGCCTCGCCAGCGAACTCGATGACGATACCCCGGTATCAGGCGATCTCGCGCTCGAGTGGATTCGCTCGTCAGCCCGCGGCAGCATGGCCCTCATCCTCGCGCAGCGCGGCAAGACCGAGCAGGCCGCCAGCATGTCGAAGCGCATGCACGCGCTCACCCAGCTCGGCCCCCTCGCACGCCGCGATTTCGTCGACTTCCACGCCTTCGGGTGGGTGGTGAGTTGCTGTATGGGCGGCCGCTCAGACGGCGCCACCGAGGTATGGGAGGGGCTCGCATTCGGGCCGCTCACGTTCGCATCTTCAGAGTCGCACCACGCCGGCCTACTCAACGCCGCACAGGTGATCGTCTCGATCCAAAACGGCCGCTGGAGTGACGTGGCTCAGCAGACCCACCAGCTGCTCCAAGAGCTGCAGCTCGCCGACAGCTTTGGGCTGCGCCCGTTCGTCTCGGCCGCCCGCGGCTATGCGCTCGCGGTGCTGGGGCAGCGCGAAGAATCTCTCGCCAATCTGCACCTCGCCACCATCCCCGTGTGGGGCGTCAGTCAAATGCTCACTGGCCTGTGCCGCGGCTACCAGCTGCGCGCCCACTCATGGCTGGGCGAGGGCGACGTCGGCCCGATGGCTGACGAGCTCGCCGCGTGGGCCGCTGACGAGCAGCTCGAGTACATCGAACTGATGGCGCTGCACATCGCCTGCTACCGCCGCCGCACCCTCCCCGCAGAGCAACTTCAGCGCGCCCGCACACTGGCCGCTGGGCTCGAATCAGCGCAGGCCGCGGGTGTCATGGCGCACATCGAACGGCTCTGCCAGGCCGACCCCGCATCGGCCACCCCGATCGATGACTCCCTCGAGGTGCGACTGTTGGCCGAGCTGGGCGTGTGGGTGCCGTTGCCGCCTGCTCCTGGCCTCACCCCGCGTGAGCGTGAGGTGGCGCTGTTTGCCGCGCTCGGGCGAACCTCAAGATTCATCGCCGAGCGGCTGGGCATCTCAGCCCGCACCGTGGAAACGCACCTGGCGCACATCTTTGCGAAGGTGGGCGTACAGAGCCGCGAGGAGCTCTGCGTGTGGTTCGAGCGCCACCCGGCCGACCTTACCGCGGCCGTGAATGGCACCGTCGCGGGCCGCCGCCGCGGGTCCAAAAAATTAGCTTCGCCAGATGCGGCACCCAAGCCCCTCAAGCGTCGATAG
- a CDS encoding ABC transporter substrate-binding protein has translation MFALNRFSLRTSRPQSQAQNQRPQQQPQQSRRRSLLLRAPLASIAIPAAVVLSLTGCFAQPAATGDDDERISIAMLQPPRSAMNPLSDDAFKLARWATAETLIVIDDAGEALPALATKWERISDTSWQFTVREGVQFHNGGALSADTVVNSLQRAIDATPLPRILDGVDMTVRAEGDTVIIDTAAPDPLLPHRLSSPQLAILDAEAYSKTGVNPIGTGSGPFELVDVDGVVGATLDRFPEYWGESAEATGIDVKFVPDGTARAAALRTGTADIVEAIPAGQAAEIDASLITEVPMPRTNTLYLNTEAGPFADPAVRAAAREAIDRAAIVESVYEGRADVAEGLLGPALPWAADYRSEPELQELLAARPQAAKVDGVKISLGTFTDRAELPEVAVMLEQQLEAAGFEVQQDVREYQFIEADALEGKFDAFILSRATVLDSGDPVAYLASDFTCEGGFSIAQLCEQPVDQAIQSASEAEAGPTRQLATMRAETEVLATDAVIPLLHERVIQGESERIENAARDPRERLLVTPDTHRTAK, from the coding sequence ATGTTTGCTTTGAACCGTTTCTCGCTGCGCACTTCGCGGCCCCAGTCCCAGGCCCAGAACCAACGACCGCAGCAGCAACCGCAACAATCCCGTCGCCGAAGCCTGCTGCTGCGCGCTCCTCTGGCCAGTATCGCGATTCCGGCGGCCGTCGTGCTCTCACTCACGGGGTGCTTTGCGCAGCCCGCGGCCACTGGCGACGATGACGAGCGCATCTCGATCGCGATGCTGCAGCCGCCGCGCTCGGCGATGAACCCGCTCAGCGACGACGCGTTTAAGCTCGCGCGCTGGGCCACCGCCGAAACCCTCATCGTCATCGACGACGCGGGGGAGGCCCTGCCCGCGCTCGCCACAAAATGGGAGCGCATTTCAGACACCAGCTGGCAGTTCACCGTTCGCGAGGGAGTGCAGTTTCACAACGGCGGCGCCCTCAGTGCCGACACCGTGGTCAATTCGCTGCAGCGCGCGATAGATGCCACCCCGCTGCCCCGCATTCTCGACGGGGTCGACATGACCGTGCGGGCCGAGGGTGACACCGTGATCATCGACACCGCCGCCCCCGATCCGCTGCTGCCGCACCGACTCTCGAGCCCGCAGCTCGCCATCCTCGATGCCGAAGCGTACTCGAAGACCGGGGTCAACCCGATCGGCACCGGATCAGGCCCCTTCGAACTCGTCGATGTTGACGGCGTCGTGGGCGCCACCCTCGACCGCTTTCCCGAGTACTGGGGCGAGTCGGCTGAGGCTACGGGGATCGATGTGAAGTTCGTGCCCGACGGCACTGCCCGGGCGGCCGCGCTGCGCACCGGCACCGCCGACATTGTCGAGGCGATTCCCGCAGGCCAAGCAGCCGAGATCGATGCCTCGCTGATCACCGAGGTGCCGATGCCCCGCACCAACACCCTGTACCTCAACACCGAAGCCGGGCCGTTCGCCGACCCAGCGGTGCGGGCCGCCGCACGCGAGGCCATCGACCGGGCCGCGATCGTTGAATCGGTGTATGAGGGGCGCGCCGACGTCGCCGAAGGGCTGCTCGGCCCGGCGCTGCCGTGGGCCGCCGACTACCGCTCCGAGCCTGAATTACAAGAACTGCTCGCCGCCCGCCCGCAGGCCGCGAAGGTCGACGGCGTGAAAATCTCGCTGGGCACCTTTACCGACCGGGCCGAGCTGCCCGAAGTAGCGGTGATGCTTGAGCAACAGCTTGAGGCCGCAGGCTTTGAGGTGCAGCAAGACGTGCGCGAATACCAGTTCATCGAGGCCGACGCGCTCGAGGGCAAGTTCGACGCCTTCATTCTGTCGCGCGCCACCGTGCTCGATTCGGGTGACCCCGTCGCCTACCTCGCCTCAGACTTCACCTGCGAGGGCGGGTTCTCGATCGCGCAGCTGTGTGAGCAGCCCGTCGACCAGGCCATTCAATCCGCGTCAGAAGCCGAAGCTGGTCCGACCCGGCAGCTCGCCACGATGCGCGCCGAGACCGAAGTCTTGGCAACCGATGCGGTGATTCCGCTGCTGCACGAGCGCGTGATTCAGGGCGAGTCTGAGCGAATCGAGAACGCGGCCCGCGACCCGCGCGAGCGCCTGCTCGTCACACCCGACACTCACCGCACCGCAAAGTAG
- a CDS encoding ATP-binding cassette domain-containing protein, whose amino-acid sequence MVNWLRNAATAEHRAPALEETPQRAVVSLREICVQTADGRTLLSIDALDVCAGDRIVVTGTSGSGKSLLLSVLTGRLPAGLRLAGERRSVVTRIGFVPQRGSEALHPLTKLGRQLRAVTRTSAQAVAAALESVGLGDPAFAGRRPAELSGGQAQRAAVALAMLSDAPLVLADEPTSALDNETREGVVQLLADAFAGDRTLIVTTHDAVVVRALATRHIVVRDGALTELPVTHTPALAL is encoded by the coding sequence ATGGTTAATTGGTTACGCAATGCGGCGACAGCCGAACACCGAGCCCCGGCGCTCGAAGAAACACCGCAGCGCGCAGTGGTTTCCCTGCGTGAGATCTGTGTGCAGACAGCAGACGGGCGCACCCTGCTGTCAATCGACGCGCTCGACGTCTGCGCCGGTGACCGGATCGTCGTGACGGGCACCTCTGGGAGCGGCAAATCACTGCTGCTCAGTGTGCTCACCGGTCGACTGCCCGCAGGGCTTAGGCTTGCAGGCGAGCGTCGTAGCGTGGTGACGCGCATCGGCTTCGTGCCCCAGCGGGGATCAGAAGCCCTGCATCCGCTCACCAAGCTCGGGCGGCAGCTGCGGGCCGTTACGCGCACTTCAGCGCAGGCGGTCGCGGCCGCGCTCGAAAGCGTGGGACTGGGTGACCCCGCCTTCGCCGGCCGCCGCCCCGCGGAGCTTTCGGGTGGGCAGGCACAGCGCGCGGCCGTGGCCCTCGCGATGCTCAGCGATGCCCCATTGGTGCTCGCCGACGAACCCACGAGCGCCCTCGACAACGAGACGCGCGAGGGGGTGGTGCAGCTGCTCGCCGATGCGTTCGCGGGCGACCGCACCCTCATCGTGACCACGCACGACGCAGTCGTCGTGCGTGCACTCGCGACCCGGCACATCGTTGTGCGCGACGGTGCTCTCACCGAACTGCCCGTCACCCACACCCCGGCGCTCGCCCTGTGA
- a CDS encoding NlpC/P60 family protein — translation MSAHTPKRSVSTSKRFAQMAGAAVLSVGLVGTFSLPAYAVAPEVQGIPDGFAAAQSLETSDVDAAPLALAAPEGAVDSEIVAAEKAEAEEKKAAEAAAKVAEEAAKAAAAAPAGAAAAAPAGAPTGVDVPAGAGAQGIVSAALAQLGEMQDCTALVERSLRAIGIPAGDLGTQIGEYTGLGGVSVAGGDYAPGDVLIWSGRHVAVYIGNGQAVHGGYGGNQTVVASAFLDGSPDGVVRFG, via the coding sequence GTGTCTGCACACACCCCGAAGCGCTCAGTATCCACCTCGAAGCGCTTCGCCCAGATGGCCGGCGCGGCCGTACTGAGCGTTGGCCTGGTCGGCACGTTCAGCCTCCCGGCTTACGCAGTGGCACCCGAAGTTCAGGGCATCCCTGATGGCTTCGCCGCTGCTCAGTCACTCGAGACCTCAGACGTCGACGCGGCACCGCTCGCCCTCGCTGCACCCGAGGGCGCAGTCGATTCAGAGATCGTCGCAGCCGAGAAGGCTGAAGCAGAAGAGAAGAAGGCTGCAGAAGCAGCTGCCAAGGTTGCAGAGGAAGCAGCTAAGGCTGCGGCCGCTGCTCCGGCTGGCGCAGCTGCGGCTGCTCCGGCAGGCGCCCCTACCGGCGTTGACGTGCCCGCTGGCGCTGGCGCCCAGGGTATCGTGTCGGCTGCGCTCGCGCAGCTGGGCGAGATGCAGGACTGCACCGCGCTCGTCGAGCGTTCACTGCGGGCCATCGGTATTCCTGCCGGCGACCTTGGCACCCAGATCGGTGAATACACCGGCCTCGGTGGCGTCAGCGTTGCGGGCGGCGACTACGCACCCGGTGACGTGCTCATCTGGTCGGGCCGCCACGTAGCCGTGTACATCGGTAACGGTCAGGCAGTTCACGGTGGCTACGGTGGAAACCAGACCGTCGTTGCAAGCGCGTTCCTCGACGGTTCGCCTGACGGCGTCGTTCGCTTCGGCTAA